In Candidatus Nezhaarchaeota archaeon, the DNA window AGCTCAGTGCTGCCAAATACCCCGCGCACGGCGCAGAAGGAGCCTTCCTTAGCCTCCTTAGCCATAGCTTCAAAGCACCACGGCGAGCGTACTGGGAGGCCCTTAGGCATCGCTAGCGACCCGATGAGGTGACCTGAAGACGCCCTTTAGGCTCGACCCAGGGATGCATGGAGCGCCTTTGACCCTGTAGACCGCTATATCGACAGACGCGCCAATGGAGCTCCTTGTCAACACCTACGCGAAGGTCGCACGAGGGCGCTTGGGCTTCAGTACTAACTAACGTCAGTCACGCATGCTAGTTAGGAGCACAGTTGCTGCTACGCAAGTAAAAAGAGGTAGATCGCCAACTGGACGTCAGAGGCCCTACAGCTACTGCAGGCCAGCGCGCAATTAACTACATCTGAGGAGAGGCAGTGGCCAGCTTCTCTGCGTCCTCTAACACCTTCAACAGCAGCCTGCGAACGTTCTCCGGCAGCTTGCCAACAGTCTCGTTTAACTTCTTGTTCCTCGACCTTCCCTTCCTCAGCGCCTCCATTACCTGATAGATCCTCCACGGAGTGGCGAACACGGGGAACCTTACTAACCTCCTCTTGTCAGACGGCGGGTGAAGGACCTTTCCCCTCTCCTCCTCGCTCAGCCCCAGCAGCCTATCGATAAGCCCCTTAGCCTCTAGCTCAGGATCAATTAGTAAGTGGAGGACGTACTTAGCTCCGTAGAGCTGGCCCAAGAGGGCCATGGCTGCCGACATCGTCTTCCTGCCACCCGCTAGGCTCAAGTACACTTCGTTGCCCGCCTTGACCTCTCTTGAGAGAACGGCGGCTACCTTCCTCATGAACTCCGCGTTGTCCTTCTCGTCGTAGATGTCATCTCTCTCAGTGCATACCTCCTTGTACCTTAACTCTATGGGGTATGGGTAAGCCCCGAACTCCTGAATTAGTAGAGGGATGCACTTGGACATAATGTCTGGGTGGCCCGTCGTAGCTACGTACACCCTCCCAGGCCTCTCCCCTTCATCGATTAGAGCGTCCACAGTCCCCGTGACGACA includes these proteins:
- a CDS encoding CRISPR-associated ring nuclease, which produces MLVLIASLGLSPGVVTGTVDALIDEGERPGRVYVATTGHPDIMSKCIPLLIQEFGAYPYPIELRYKEVCTERDDIYDEKDNAEFMRKVAAVLSREVKAGNEVYLSLAGGRKTMSAAMALLGQLYGAKYVLHLLIDPELEAKGLIDRLLGLSEEERGKVLHPPSDKRRLVRFPVFATPWRIYQVMEALRKGRSRNKKLNETVGKLPENVRRLLLKVLEDAEKLATASPQM